In a single window of the Pseudomonas oryzihabitans genome:
- a CDS encoding IclR family transcriptional regulator gives MTTQPFHQVEHAIAEPNAADMPGQGKAPANRSLERGLDVLRAFRPGTEYLTNGDLSDLLGLAKSTVSRLTQTLVRTGFLDYDGGRSAYRLAPTFLGLAHAMHQGSSLLQAASPLMIKVAREHQVNVSLAAADRDEMIYLESIRLSQRKTPRNVLVGQRLPMDITSLGRACLAGLGEAQRETLIATFCARRCEARRAPLEQEIRAAIASVRSKGYCLAAWQPEVVAIATPLGLPGYRTHALNISLATPLSEAEIEERYAGVLLELAREIRAACGVVAG, from the coding sequence ATGACAACGCAGCCATTCCACCAGGTGGAACACGCCATCGCCGAGCCGAACGCCGCCGACATGCCTGGCCAGGGCAAGGCGCCGGCCAACCGCTCGCTGGAGCGTGGCCTGGATGTCCTGCGGGCCTTTCGTCCGGGCACCGAATACCTCACCAATGGTGACCTCAGCGACCTCCTCGGCCTGGCCAAGTCCACCGTCAGCCGCCTGACCCAGACCCTGGTGCGCACCGGCTTTCTGGACTACGACGGCGGCCGCAGCGCCTATCGCCTGGCGCCGACCTTTCTCGGCCTGGCCCATGCCATGCACCAGGGCAGCAGCCTCTTGCAGGCCGCCTCGCCGCTGATGATCAAGGTGGCGCGGGAACACCAGGTCAACGTAAGCCTGGCGGCGGCGGACCGCGACGAGATGATCTACCTGGAGTCGATTCGCCTGAGTCAACGCAAGACCCCGCGCAACGTCCTGGTCGGCCAGCGCCTACCGATGGACATCACCTCCCTGGGTCGCGCCTGCCTCGCCGGCCTGGGCGAAGCCCAGCGCGAGACGCTGATCGCCACCTTCTGCGCCCGCCGCTGCGAGGCACGCCGGGCGCCGCTGGAACAGGAGATCCGCGCCGCCATCGCCAGCGTCCGCAGCAAGGGCTACTGCCTGGCTGCCTGGCAACCCGAAGTGGTCGCCATCGCCACCCCCCTCGGCCTCCCCGGCTACCGCACCCATGCCCTCAACATCAGCCTGGCCACCCCGCTGTCGGAAGCGGAGATCGAGGAACGCTATGCCGGGGTGCTGCTGGAATTGGCCAGGGAGATCAGGGCGGCCTGTGGGGTGGTGGCTGGATGA
- a CDS encoding VOC family protein, whose product MRASSLDHLVVVAPTLAAGALYVEERLGVAMQPGGKHPRMGTHNLLLRLGDCYLEVIAPDPDAPAPTRPRWFGLDDLEPRTAPCLAHWVARTQRLDRTDASLTQTFGTIESMSRGTLSWQISIHADGHLPLGGMLPSLIDWGDAQPPALHLIDRGCRLQRLEIAHPDPASIRQQLDAIGFSGPIACMAAAHPGLLACIETPNGLKTL is encoded by the coding sequence ATGAGAGCTTCCAGCCTGGATCATCTGGTCGTCGTGGCCCCGACGCTTGCCGCAGGCGCGCTGTACGTCGAAGAACGACTCGGGGTAGCGATGCAGCCAGGCGGCAAGCATCCGCGCATGGGTACCCATAACCTCTTGCTGCGCCTGGGCGACTGCTATCTGGAGGTCATCGCCCCGGACCCCGACGCTCCGGCGCCGACCAGACCCCGATGGTTTGGCCTGGATGATCTGGAGCCTCGGACTGCCCCCTGCCTGGCGCACTGGGTCGCGCGGACCCAGCGGCTGGATCGCACGGACGCTAGCCTCACGCAGACCTTCGGCACCATCGAATCGATGAGCAGAGGCACGCTATCCTGGCAGATATCGATCCACGCCGATGGGCACTTGCCGCTGGGAGGGATGCTACCCAGCCTGATCGACTGGGGCGACGCCCAGCCTCCCGCCCTGCACCTGATCGACAGGGGCTGTCGGTTACAGCGGCTGGAGATCGCCCATCCCGATCCCGCTTCGATAAGGCAGCAGCTGGACGCCATCGGATTCTCCGGTCCGATAGCGTGTATGGCCGCTGCGCACCCTGGCTTGCTGGCTTGTATCGAGACGCCCAACGGACTCAAGACCCTTTGA